A single window of Chitinophaga sp. XS-30 DNA harbors:
- the hemN gene encoding oxygen-independent coproporphyrinogen III oxidase: protein MELLQKYNVAAPRYTSYPTVPLWDSETFSEEQWKHSLQQSFAEKNAGSGISLYLHLPFCESLCTYCGCNKYITVNHGHETPYIDTLLKEWELYLQLFGERPRLREVHLGGGTPTFFSPDNLRMLLTAIFDTCDILPDAAFSFEGHPNNTTAEHMQALYELGFRRMSLGIQDLDPVVQHAINRIQPFETVEKVVKEARSIGYTSINFDLIYGLPFQTQDSIRDTITQVMQLSPERISFYSYAHVPWVKGNGQRLFSEKDLPKDGEKRALYELGRSLLQAYGYEEIGMDHFALPGDELYTAWKAGRLHRNFMGYTVTFTEMLIGLGVSAISDHWQAYVQNEKNLAAYQARVREGRFPVCKGHMLNGEDMLLRKHIQALMCGFRTGWTRRDTDCDAVIEGLQRLREPEQDGLVTVTKAGVTVTEKGKPFIRNICMAFDARLWRSEPAARLFSSSI from the coding sequence ATGGAACTCCTGCAAAAATATAACGTAGCCGCACCACGCTACACCAGCTATCCCACCGTTCCTTTATGGGACAGCGAAACCTTCAGCGAAGAACAATGGAAACATAGCCTGCAACAGTCCTTTGCGGAAAAGAACGCCGGCAGCGGCATCAGCCTGTACCTGCATCTTCCTTTCTGCGAAAGCCTCTGCACTTACTGCGGCTGCAACAAATACATCACCGTGAATCACGGCCATGAAACACCGTATATCGACACCCTGCTGAAAGAATGGGAATTGTACCTGCAACTGTTCGGTGAGCGCCCCCGCCTGCGGGAAGTGCATCTGGGCGGCGGAACGCCAACGTTCTTCAGTCCGGATAACCTGCGCATGCTGCTCACGGCTATTTTCGATACCTGTGATATACTGCCGGATGCCGCTTTCAGTTTTGAAGGGCATCCCAACAATACCACAGCGGAACACATGCAGGCCCTGTACGAACTGGGCTTCAGGCGGATGAGCCTCGGCATACAGGACCTTGATCCGGTGGTACAGCATGCCATCAACCGCATACAACCCTTTGAAACCGTGGAAAAGGTCGTGAAGGAAGCGCGCAGCATCGGTTACACCTCCATCAACTTCGATCTCATTTACGGATTGCCGTTCCAGACACAAGACAGCATCCGCGATACCATCACGCAGGTCATGCAGCTAAGCCCGGAGCGCATCTCCTTTTACAGCTATGCCCATGTACCCTGGGTGAAAGGGAACGGGCAGCGCCTGTTCTCGGAAAAGGACCTGCCGAAAGACGGGGAGAAACGGGCTTTGTATGAACTGGGCCGATCCCTTTTGCAGGCGTATGGCTATGAGGAGATCGGTATGGACCATTTTGCCCTGCCGGGCGATGAGTTATACACCGCCTGGAAAGCCGGCCGCCTGCACCGGAATTTTATGGGATATACGGTGACATTTACAGAAATGCTCATTGGCCTCGGCGTTTCCGCCATCAGCGATCACTGGCAGGCATATGTGCAGAACGAAAAAAATCTCGCCGCCTACCAGGCCAGGGTACGGGAAGGCCGGTTCCCGGTATGCAAAGGGCATATGCTGAACGGGGAGGACATGCTGCTGCGGAAGCACATCCAGGCCCTCATGTGCGGCTTCCGCACCGGATGGACGCGCCGGGATACGGACTGCGATGCGGTCATCGAGGGGCTCCAGCGGCTCCGGGAACCGGAACAGGACGGTCTCGTGACCGTTACCAAGGCTGGCGTGACCGTTACGGAAAAAGGGAAACCCTTCATCCGCAATATCTGCATGGCCTTTGACGCCCGCCTCTGGAGAAGTGAACCGGCAGCCAGATTGTTCAGTTCCTCCATTTGA
- a CDS encoding thioredoxin family protein — protein MRKLFILLMLLPFLGFAQQKGIRFENDLSWAQIQAKAKAENKFIFVDCFTTWCGPCKYMTNNVFPQEIMGDYFNDKFINVQVQMDKTEGDNDYVKSWYEDAAGIEKEYAIRAYPTFLYFSPDGKIVHRVVGGGEAQDFIAKSAMALKPETQYYTLLAKYKEGNNKPEDLRRTALAAQAAGDMQNGSAIFSEYLDTQKDLYTKENIELLNSFTFSSKDKGFPIFLNEGKKVDAVLGEGKALAKVKSIAANEEIYPKMFGRNSTGDWAPVEAAMKEKYPQVAEELLAQTKTQYYMYKKDWPNFQTQILAYMNKYGQKASPEELNQFAWTVFENCPDMNCVKEALEWSKRSLAGKENPMFMDTYANILYKLGRKDEAIAVQEKAVKLSNGDKDLTATLNKMKNGEKTWE, from the coding sequence ATGAGAAAACTATTCATCCTGTTGATGCTGTTACCTTTCCTCGGTTTCGCACAACAAAAAGGCATTCGCTTTGAGAACGATCTCAGCTGGGCCCAGATCCAGGCTAAAGCCAAAGCCGAAAACAAATTCATTTTCGTAGACTGTTTCACTACCTGGTGCGGCCCCTGCAAATACATGACCAACAACGTCTTCCCCCAGGAGATCATGGGTGATTATTTCAACGACAAATTCATCAATGTACAGGTGCAGATGGATAAAACGGAAGGAGACAATGATTATGTAAAAAGCTGGTATGAAGATGCTGCCGGCATTGAAAAAGAATACGCGATCCGCGCCTACCCCACATTCCTTTACTTTTCCCCTGACGGCAAGATCGTGCATCGCGTAGTAGGTGGTGGAGAAGCACAAGATTTCATTGCCAAGTCCGCCATGGCACTCAAACCGGAAACCCAGTATTACACCCTCCTCGCCAAATACAAGGAAGGCAACAATAAACCGGAAGACCTCCGCAGAACAGCGCTCGCAGCCCAGGCAGCAGGCGATATGCAGAACGGCTCCGCTATCTTTTCCGAATACCTGGATACACAAAAAGACCTTTACACAAAGGAAAACATCGAATTGCTGAACAGCTTTACTTTCAGCAGCAAAGACAAAGGCTTCCCCATCTTCCTGAACGAAGGCAAAAAAGTGGATGCCGTACTGGGTGAAGGCAAGGCCCTGGCTAAAGTGAAGTCCATTGCCGCCAATGAAGAGATCTATCCAAAAATGTTCGGCCGCAACTCCACTGGCGACTGGGCGCCCGTAGAAGCTGCCATGAAGGAGAAATATCCCCAGGTGGCGGAAGAACTGCTGGCACAGACCAAAACACAGTACTATATGTACAAAAAGGACTGGCCCAACTTCCAGACGCAGATCCTGGCGTATATGAATAAATATGGCCAGAAAGCCTCTCCCGAAGAACTGAACCAGTTCGCCTGGACCGTTTTCGAGAACTGCCCGGACATGAATTGCGTAAAAGAAGCGCTGGAATGGAGCAAACGCTCCCTGGCAGGGAAAGAGAACCCCATGTTCATGGATACCTACGCCAACATCCTCTACAAACTGGGCCGCAAAGACGAGGCCATCGCCGTACAGGAAAAAGCGGTCAAATTATCCAACGGGGATAAAGACCTCACCGCCACATTGAATAAAATGAAGAACGGGGAAAAGACCTGGGAATAA
- a CDS encoding AraC family transcriptional regulator: MQTTVLHIKNMVCPRCIKMVRYVLEHQGQSVVDISLGKAIVEGVPDADRLGDIAGALEAEGFTLLDDRRLQIVESIKNFVIATVHYGELDELNENFSTLLAQHLQKDYHQLSKLFSETEHSTIEQYVIQQKIERVKELLVYNELTLSEIAYKLGYSSVAHLSGQFKKVTGLTPSHFKQVKEEKRKPLDRI, from the coding sequence ATGCAAACAACCGTATTACATATCAAGAACATGGTTTGCCCGCGCTGCATCAAAATGGTGCGCTATGTACTGGAGCATCAGGGGCAGAGCGTGGTGGACATCAGCCTTGGCAAAGCCATCGTAGAAGGCGTGCCGGATGCGGACAGGCTTGGGGATATTGCCGGAGCGCTGGAAGCGGAAGGTTTTACCCTGCTGGATGACCGCCGTTTGCAGATCGTGGAAAGCATCAAGAATTTTGTGATCGCAACGGTGCATTATGGTGAGCTGGACGAGTTGAATGAAAATTTCTCCACGCTGCTGGCGCAGCATCTGCAGAAGGATTATCATCAGCTCAGCAAACTGTTCTCTGAAACGGAACATTCCACCATCGAACAATATGTGATACAACAGAAGATAGAACGGGTAAAGGAATTACTGGTGTACAACGAACTGACCTTAAGCGAGATCGCCTACAAGCTGGGATATAGCAGTGTGGCGCATTTATCCGGCCAGTTCAAAAAGGTGACGGGGCTTACGCCCAGCCATTTCAAGCAGGTGAAGGAGGAGAAACGCAAACCGCTGGACAGGATATGA
- a CDS encoding putative porin has translation MRQFIIFFLLLVCTGTALRAQFNTNRLPVGGGGNASMQRDTTKHEHEPDTLTLRFRYLDEPTDFMLDSSLYDFNLNYLRVPASYTTLGNNGTAARNLIFTPRMQAGFDPGFHAFDIYGYNHQNARFYNTNRPYSELGYLIGGQQEQMINLMHTQNRGQKFNFSFDYRKVNSPGFYLNQSTNHDTYRVTANYNSQNKRYHVLASYYLNKFNGGENGGIRADSFLHKPEYDQLRLIPTKLGGEGTAGNSFFNTFIPVKNAYQEASFMLRHQYDWGRGDTVHVNDTTQYYKFDPFFRVEHTFTYTQNTYRYMDTDPDSAYYQPRYGFSILPVAEGRDSVLSRHQWRILSNDLSLMQFPVRGNMAHFIRVGAGIDNIIGEFMRSSVTFQNLSIHGEYRNKTKNGKWDLQAKGEFYLLGENAGDYMATGTLSRYINDLLGNVSLMAKNVNKEPSYVYRYFELNHDQIYRNPDIGKENITQLQFRANNRRLKYDLQANYYLFNKYTYFRSFNESDQFTGLFNLLQIVFHKRFNIRSFTWDADLAFQQLAGSAPINMPTVWTRQRFAYNGQLYKNLNLYTGIEAKYNTPYYADDYSPVMGQYFYQDTLQFSNVPDIAAFVHFRIKSFTAYVRAENLNIFVFDRNFYAPSYPANNFALRVGLRWWFVN, from the coding sequence ATGAGGCAGTTCATCATATTTTTCCTTTTGCTGGTATGTACCGGCACCGCCCTCCGGGCACAATTCAATACCAACCGCCTCCCGGTAGGCGGCGGTGGCAACGCCTCCATGCAGCGGGACACCACAAAGCATGAGCATGAACCGGATACCCTCACCCTCCGTTTCCGCTACCTGGATGAACCGACGGACTTCATGCTGGATTCTTCACTGTACGACTTCAATCTCAATTACCTCCGCGTTCCGGCCAGCTATACCACCCTGGGCAATAACGGCACCGCCGCACGCAACCTTATTTTTACCCCGCGCATGCAGGCCGGCTTCGATCCGGGCTTCCACGCCTTTGATATTTACGGGTACAACCACCAGAATGCCCGCTTCTATAATACCAACCGCCCCTATTCCGAACTGGGCTACCTTATCGGCGGACAGCAGGAACAGATGATCAACCTGATGCATACCCAGAACCGCGGCCAGAAATTCAACTTTTCCTTCGATTACCGGAAAGTAAATTCTCCCGGTTTTTACCTGAACCAGAGCACCAATCACGATACCTACCGTGTAACGGCCAATTACAACAGCCAGAACAAAAGGTACCATGTGCTGGCAAGCTATTATCTGAACAAATTCAACGGCGGCGAAAATGGCGGTATCAGGGCGGATTCCTTTCTCCATAAACCGGAATACGACCAGCTGCGCCTCATCCCCACAAAACTGGGCGGCGAAGGCACTGCCGGCAATTCCTTCTTCAATACTTTCATCCCCGTAAAGAACGCCTACCAGGAAGCCAGCTTCATGCTCCGTCACCAGTACGACTGGGGGCGTGGCGATACCGTGCATGTGAATGACACCACACAGTATTACAAATTCGATCCTTTCTTCCGGGTGGAACATACCTTCACCTATACGCAGAACACTTACCGGTATATGGATACCGACCCGGATTCAGCCTACTATCAGCCGCGGTACGGGTTTAGCATCCTGCCGGTCGCCGAAGGCAGAGATTCCGTGCTCTCCCGCCACCAGTGGCGCATCCTTTCCAACGACCTGTCGCTCATGCAGTTCCCGGTAAGGGGGAATATGGCCCATTTTATCAGAGTGGGAGCAGGCATCGATAATATCATCGGGGAATTCATGCGCAGCAGCGTCACTTTTCAGAACCTGAGCATTCACGGGGAATACCGCAATAAAACAAAGAACGGGAAGTGGGACCTGCAGGCAAAAGGCGAGTTTTACCTGCTCGGCGAAAATGCCGGGGACTACATGGCCACAGGCACTTTAAGCCGGTATATCAACGATCTGCTCGGCAACGTGAGCCTGATGGCAAAGAATGTGAACAAGGAACCTTCTTATGTTTACCGTTATTTCGAGCTGAATCACGACCAGATATACCGCAATCCCGATATCGGCAAGGAGAATATCACGCAGCTGCAGTTCCGCGCCAATAACCGCCGCCTGAAATATGATCTCCAGGCAAACTATTATCTCTTTAACAAATACACTTACTTCCGGAGCTTTAATGAAAGCGATCAGTTCACAGGATTGTTCAATCTTTTGCAGATCGTGTTCCATAAACGGTTCAATATCCGCAGCTTCACCTGGGATGCGGACCTGGCCTTCCAGCAGCTGGCAGGCAGCGCACCCATCAATATGCCTACGGTATGGACGCGCCAGCGTTTTGCCTATAACGGTCAGCTGTACAAGAACCTGAACCTCTATACCGGCATCGAAGCGAAATACAATACGCCTTATTATGCGGATGATTATTCTCCCGTAATGGGGCAGTACTTTTACCAGGATACGCTGCAATTCTCCAATGTTCCGGATATTGCGGCATTCGTGCATTTCCGCATCAAATCCTTCACCGCTTATGTGCGCGCGGAAAACCTGAACATCTTTGTGTTCGACCGGAATTTCTACGCGCCTTCCTATCCCGCCAACAATTTTGCTTTGCGGGTGGGCCTGCGCTGGTGGTTTGTCAACTAG
- a CDS encoding heavy-metal-associated domain-containing protein: MKAIIIALTLLAGVQFSANAQQYKKASLQAAGLTCAMCSNATFKSLKTLPFVDKIDTDLNNTTFVLHFKPGSAVDLDQLKNKVENAGFSVAKLTVTASFNKVKVENDTHINFAGNTLHFMNVKPQVLEGDKDITVIDKDFIPAKSFKSYSAKTTMPCYKTGVMADCCKPAQGAATEKRVYHVTI, translated from the coding sequence ATGAAAGCAATTATCATAGCGCTGACGCTGCTGGCCGGTGTACAATTCTCCGCAAACGCACAGCAATATAAAAAGGCATCCTTACAGGCAGCAGGCCTTACCTGCGCCATGTGCTCCAATGCCACATTCAAATCCCTCAAAACACTTCCGTTTGTAGACAAGATAGATACAGACCTGAATAACACCACCTTCGTGCTGCATTTCAAACCCGGTTCCGCCGTTGATCTCGATCAGTTGAAGAACAAGGTGGAAAATGCCGGCTTCTCCGTGGCAAAGCTCACCGTAACGGCCAGCTTCAACAAAGTGAAGGTGGAAAACGATACCCACATCAATTTTGCCGGTAACACGCTGCATTTTATGAACGTAAAACCGCAGGTACTGGAAGGGGATAAGGATATCACGGTGATAGACAAGGACTTCATTCCCGCCAAATCCTTTAAAAGCTATAGCGCAAAAACAACCATGCCCTGCTACAAAACAGGGGTTATGGCGGATTGTTGCAAACCGGCACAGGGCGCTGCTACTGAGAAACGCGTATATCACGTCACTATCTGA